gctagaaacttccgtgtgcaaccacaagccattatgggccctggcatagttgagtatgctGTGTGACCTTTTTCAGTGgcgggctagcagatgtagagggaagtaggtgtaactgtccacccggagtaaagagttaatgcttctgaaagaccatgtctcggtcatccgtttctcaaacaccttgtagtgcgagaaatccaacggaggagatcgagtcttgtggggagaagtgcgcaaacctctgcagagtgtacaaactaatcatggttagccgtgtccccggttatggacatcttgagtatctagtacttggattatcttattgtatctcatcacactaatttaatttgttgggttgataattacttttaattgggattgagatgggggtaccattctcaatatTTCAACTACTAtcatagttaaataaaaatttattcctttgttgtagggaaaaattggctttttcgcaaaaaccatataaccatagagcctccaccaggcatatatgcatatagtgatagcatttatctgttcattgctttactgtgttattttgccagcatattccatgtgctaacccgttttcgggctgcaacgtattatgttgcagacttttcagacgacgagtaaaggtgcgataggtcgttgtcacgcactcagctatgccgttggagttgatggactcactttatcttccaagccttccgctgttatcgtgttagatggccttaagccatatttattgtaataagttctttTTTGAgtcattcgatgtaataagtgtgtgattgctactctgttataaatccttcaagtactgtgtgtgtcagcattaccgattcagggatgacattgaagcacagagacttgaccgtttgaggtcgggtcgctacagacaCCTTCATTTATGCATTTGATGGATGTGCCACATCATTTGGTATTAGTTTGTCAGCACAACATGGTCCTAACTCGCGACATGGTTGTTGACGTCCTGGGAGATGTTGTTTCCCATTTGCTCCAATCAAGCTCCGTATGCTACATATATATGCACCACAGGTGGGGTGGCTCAGCCGGTTGTTGTTGTTGAACTATTGTGGGTTTTCGCAGCCATGTAGTATGTAACACGGAAGTATGGACTGCAATATCATTAGTGCATGAACACATTTCCTCTCGTCCTTCCTATTCATAGTACTGGTCATGGCCATTGAGGGGAGAGAAAACAATTAATGTTTTGAATGTGGTTTCTAATATCAATTACAACGAACGTGTCCAATATCTCAACCGAAGTACGGAGGTCGGAACAAATAAAATAATGATCAAtgaaaaaaatgatttttttttctcgaatacgcacgAGTGTGTGTATTATATTTATAAAGAAGGGGTGGGTAAAGAACCCAAATCCACAGGTAATGTTATTACATCATGAGCTAAGCTCCCACATCTACTACTCCTCGAGGAGGAGGGGCCTAAGGTTACTACTCACGTCACGCCCACCTAGCTAGCTCTGCAGCAACGCCATTCCAATCTCCCTTTAGTAGGCCCGCCGTAAACCAAGCATTACCTTCTTCCACAATTTGCATGATGAGCCCAGTGAGCGAGGGCGAAGCGCCATCGAAGACGATCGCATTGGGGTGTTTCCACATCTCCCAAAGGACCAGGGTGATGATGACGCGCATGCTCTTTGGCTTGTCCGCGCACCAATCCACCAAAGTTTCGTGACCCTCCGGAGTCCAAGCCGGCTTGCCAATCGTGGTGCAAAGTGTTCTCCAGATCGTCCACGCAAAGACACATGTTAGCTCGATGTGGTCCAAAGTCTCTTCATGTTGGTCGTAGAACGGGCAGGCATCCGGGTGTGGTAGGCCTAGTCGAGCTAAACGATCTGCTGTCCAGCATCTGTTTTTCATTGCAAGCCAAAGGAAGAAGCGACAGCGTAATGCTGCCTTGGATTTCCACGTGAATTGAGCTGTAATAGACACCTCCCGCCCTGCAAACCTTGCCGCATAGGCCGACTTGGCAGAGAACATACCATTGCTTTCCCAGGCCCAAGTTATGGTATCTGGCACTCCCTCTTGCAGATTTGTCTCCTGGATCCGAAGCCACAAGCGCAGGTACTGTCTGAGAGCTTGCAGCCCTAAGTCCGGATTTATATCCGTTGCCCAGATTCCTGTATCGACAGCCTCTTTGAGAGATCTTACTTTCCTTTTGCGCGGGGGAACAGCTGCATATACCAGTGGTGCAAGCTCCTGAAGACAGAATCCCTCTAACCATCGATCCTCCTAGAAAAGAGTCTGGTTCCCATCTCCAACTGTTATCCTGGTCGCGGCATCGCAGAGTGCAATCGAGTCTTTGGGGACCTTGATGTTGAAGGCCTTTGATGATCCACTCGTTGCAGCCAGGGCCAGCGCGCCTGCAAAGCCACGTTCAGCCATGCGAGGTCTGGGATACCTAGACCGCCAGTCCACTTAGGTGTGCATACCGTTGCCCAAGCAACCGAACAGTTTCCACCGTTCGCCTGGCTCTTGCCGCACCACAAAAAACCTCTGATGATCTTATTGATGGCATGAATGGTCTTCTTTCGAAGAGCGAGCGCGAGCATTGCGTGAATTGGAATAGAGCATAGGACCGAGAGGACGAGAGTGAGCCTGCCGCTCTTTGGTAGTGTGGCCGCCTTCCACTTTGGCAGACATTTGGCGATGCGTTCCACCAGGCTGTGTAGCTGTGCAGCAGATGGCTTGCGCAGGCATAACGACAAGCCAAGGTATCGGCATGGGAAAGTCCCGAGCTCACAGCCCAGAGTAGCAGCGGTGAGCGCTTTCTCATCATCAGAGCAGTGGATGGGAATTGCTGTTGTCTTGTTGAAGTTCACTTGAAGGCCAGAGGCTGTCCCAAACAGGCGCAAGATACGCGAGCAAGCTTGAAGATCATTATCCGTCGCCTTGAGGAAAACAATTGCATCGTCGGCGAAGAGGGAAATCCGCTGTCTCAGCCCTTGACTTGCCAGCGGAGTCAAAACTTCCATGTCCACAGCGAGCCTGAACAGATGGTGGAGCGGCTCCATTATGAGGATGAAGAACATTGGTGACAGAGGCCCACCTTGCCATAGACCTTTGCAGTTGAATATTGGAGCTCCGGGAACGCCATTAACCATGATGCGGGTAGAAGAGGTGGCAAGCAGGCCCGCAATCCACTCCAGCCATCTACTGCCAAATCCCAACGCACGGAGGACTTCGAACAGAAAAGGCCACTGCACCGTGTCAAAAGCTTTGGAAATATCCAACTTAAGCATGATTGCAGGTTGCCGTAGCGCGTGTAGCCTTCTCGCAGTGCTCTGGACCAACATGAAATTATCGTGCAGCGCTCTTCCTTTGCCAAAAGCGCTCTGGTGGATTCCCACAAGGTGTGGCAGCTCCTCCGCAAGTTTGCAAGCCAGTGCTTTGTCAAAGATCTTAGCGACTCCATGCATAAGGCTAACTGGTCTATAATGCAAAAGCTCGTTTGCGCCTTCTTTCTTCGGCAAAAGTGTGACCAAAGCTTTGTTGAGTGTTGCCAGACCCCTTGTGTCTCCACTGTAAAACAGTGAGAAAGCCCTCATGATATCTACTTTGATGATGGACTAGCAAGTCGTGTAAAATCTGCCTGTGAAGCCGTCGGGGCCTGGTGCCTTGTCCAAAGGCATGGATTTGATGGTTTGGAGGGTCTCATCTTCAGTGAAGGGCGCTTCGAGCCTACTCAGGTCCCGCGTGGGCAAGTTTAGGGCGTCTAGGTGAAGTCCATGATCGCGTGGCATGCCCGTGCCCAGAAGTCTATCGTAGAATTCATCCACCACCGAAGCAATCTCTTCCTGCCCTGTGATTACTTGGCCATTGTGGCGCGGAGCCATGATCACATTCTTCCTCTGGCGATGGCGTGCGTGCTGATGGAAGAAACGAGTATTGGCGTCCCCATCTGTCAAGTGCAGCAACCGCGACTTCTGACGAGCGATCGTGCGCTGGAGGGAAGATAGACCGAGCAGTTTCCTCTTCAGGGTTCGCCGGAGTTGAAGCTCCGCCTCGCTAAGCATCCGCGATTCCATGGCTATGTCCAAGCGCAGAATGATTTCAAGGGCGATACCGATCTGTAGCCGCACATTGCCTATCCACTTGGAGCTCCAAGCTTGCAATTTGCGTGTCGTGGCGCGGAGTTTGCTGTTTAGTACCAAATAAGGGTTGCCGGTCGACGAGCAAGAATGCCAAGCCTCATGAACTGTCTCCAAGAATCCAGGAGCTTTTGGCCAGAAGGCTTTAGTTTGAACCGCTTCCCGAAGGTGAAATCCGCGTGAAGGTCCAAGAGCAATGGACAGTGATCCAAGACCGAAGATCCCAGCGCCGTGAGGAAGCAGGAGGGGTAAAGGTCCTCCCAAGAATTTGTAGCAAATACATGATCGATCTTCTCCAAAGTTGCATGCGCTCGCTCATTGGACCACGTGTACCTTCTCCCATTGAGGTAAATTTCCTTGAGCTCGAGCCGATTTAGTCTTGCCCGAAAACGAGAGATCATTCTGTGGTTGATCGAGCTGTTGTTTTTATCCTCCGGATTGACCAGCAAATTGAAATCCCAAACTATCAACCACGGCCCTGCTTGCAAATCCCGAGCATCTTCCAGTTCGCGCATGAACTCAATCTTCGCTGCCTCGGGATTGGGGCCATACACGCCCGTAATCCACCATGGTTCCGATCCAGGGGATGAGACGACCGCTGAGATTGTGTTCTCGGTGAGGTGAGGGTTCGAGAGAGTTAGAACGAGGGGGTCCCAAGCTAGAAGAATTCCTCCACATGTGCCCGAAGCTGGCAAGTAGTAAAAACCCTTGAATTTATTTCCCACACATTGCAAAACAATGTCTAAGGTCAGCACCTCCATTTTAGTCTCTTGGAAGCAGATCAAGCTCGGATCCGCTTCCACGACCGTCTGAAAGACAGCCCTACGCCGCGCTGGGTTGTTGAGTCCACGTACATTCCACACTATCATCTTGAGCGGTTGTGAAGCCATGAAAAAGGCCTACATACTCCGCCTCTAGAGGAGAGCCTATGCTCGTCCATCCACTGCCTCCACGTCCCCAAGCATTGGTGCTGCCGGTGATTCCCAACCGAACAAGGCGAGGATGGCCGCGATTTGCCCGTCGGTGAGTAGGTTGTCGGAGAGTCTAATGTAAGCTTGAAGGGCCTCGTCTCCAATTGTGTCACCTTCATGCGCAAGACAAAGCTTGCGGATGATCACTTGTTGTTGTTTTGTTGTTGCCGAACCGCGCCCCGCTCCCTTGGCAAGTCTGACACTACGGCGCGGAGTGGTGAGTAGTGGCTGCCTGCGCTGTCTACCCCGCTTGGGCGGCTGCTGCGCGCGGCACACAGGAACGGGGAGGATGGGGGAGAGAGCGTGCTTGACACGCGTGCAGAAGTTACTCAGCCGCATGCACGCCTCAGTCGGAGTGGCCTGGGCGAGCTGTTGCGCCCCGTCCGCGTGAAGGTCCGCCAAAGCTGAAGAAACCCCTTCCGATAAGCTAACCATGAAAGTGTCCCACGCGTGGGGCCGGATCTGGACCCGGTGGCTCGCGTCGCTGAATAGGGCATATGTAGCCAAGTGGATCAAGGCAGTGGAGTGTGAATCAACCATGCGCGGGTCATTCTTAATGTTGTTTCCCAAATCAATTGCAATTAATGCGAGTAATAATATTTATTTCTGGATATGTGTGGTTTGTGGTtgagggggtgtttggttcagggactttttagtcccagagactagaaaaagtccctaggaaccaaacgggagggacttGTGAGGTCTAGTAATGTCCTGCTAATGCTGTCAAGGTCGGTAGCTACACCAATGCCGGCTTGAAGAGCGGAGACGAAGTTCGACAAGGTGGTTACTTGGTTGGACATGGCAAGGGCGTTGTATGTGCATCACTTCCTTGCTGAACGCGTAACTCCCGAGATAAAATGGCAACATATCACATGAACTTTCATCCCTTGGTTGAAGGCTATTCTCTTTGGTGGGATGGCAAGAGTGGTAGCCAAGAAATACGACTGAATTTAATAAAATAGACAAATGCCACATCAACTCGACCACATCGATGGAGTGCTACAAAGGCGCGAACACCGCCTTGGCGAGGACGTGCGTCTTCTTCCTGCCGAGACCGAACCCGACGATGTGGTTGACGTACACGTCCCCGTCCTtcaccgtcgccgacgacccaaTCCGGTGCACCGGCCCGACATACCGTCCCGTGACGCTCGCGGTCTCCCAGTCGTCGGAGCTCTCGACCAGCCTGCTCGGCTTGCCAGCGACGGCCAGCTTCGTCGGCGAGATCAGCTCCAGCCCGTCGCCGCTCTTGAGCGAGCCCCGCACCCTGACGACGCTCACGGCCCCCGTCTTGGGGTCCACCTTGAAGAGGTCGCCGCCGGAGGTGTGGACGACGATGAGGTAGCCGTTGGGGTGGTAGACGATGCCGTTGAGGCCGATGAGGTTGTCCATCGTCCCGGGCCGCTGCCTGAAGGTGGCGTTCTTGAAGACAGAGAGCGGCTCGCCGTCCGGGTTCACCTTCCAGATCTTGTTGCCCAGGATGTCGGTCACGTACACGTTGCCGTCGTCGTCCGAGGCCACGTCGTCGGCGAACGAGGACTCGCCTGCACGCGGATGAAACACAGATCAGTCAATTAGAATTAGGTGGTACCTTAGCCAGAGCTTGATCGAATGATGTAAGAAAGCAAAATTTTCCTACATTAAGCAGGCAAGACGAAACTACTAATGGTTCGTAACAAGGACATCTATCGCTTGGATAAACTAACCAACAGTCAAAACTCAAAACTGAtcttaaaattatttttattcgAGGATACTGTCCATAATCATGTTTTAGGAAGTTTTTCTACCGCTCGGTGCTTAACCGGCAACACCTTAGCTGAAAGCAGGGAACATGTTC
This genomic window from Aegilops tauschii subsp. strangulata cultivar AL8/78 chromosome 4, Aet v6.0, whole genome shotgun sequence contains:
- the LOC109742838 gene encoding uncharacterized protein translates to MCGGRRRRRGGSDATAGEPGGWGFCAPALAVVALAAAAAVAFLEGTAGGVAYAGDGWFHECAKWDAEGGRFLVSTFFGAGVAEVRVGAGEEEALAERVVVADPDVAGRVALGLVVDAPRRRVLVAYADRPPSFGYAAVGAYDLRSGRRLFLARLDGPGESSFADDVASDDDGNVYVTDILGNKIWKVNPDGEPLSVFKNATFRQRPGTMDNLIGLNGIVYHPNGYLIVVHTSGGDLFKVDPKTGAVSVVRVRGSLKSGDGLELISPTKLAVAGKPSRLVESSDDWETASVTGRYVGPVHRIGSSATVKDGDVYVNHIVGFGLGRKKTHVLAKAVFAPL